A stretch of the Mycobacteroides immunogenum genome encodes the following:
- a CDS encoding cytochrome P450, with protein MKIPEVITTRVQSTIPMDLQIRGAHLYDKTRRWVTGTNGEKLFVESPVPPVEDVELADIDLSNPFLYRQGRWQSYFERLRNEAPVHYQPNSSFGPFWSVTRHADIVAVDKNHELFSAEPFIVIGAPPRFLDIAMFIAMDPPRHDAQRAAVQGVVAPKNLREMEGLIRSRVQEVLDDLPVDQPFDWVQNVSIELTARMLATLLDFPYEQRRKLVYWSDLATSLEQANGGPSDNDEVFPGMRDMARGLSALWHDKAARTAAGEEPGFDLITMLQSNESTKDLIDRPMEFLGNLVLLIVGGNDTTRNSMSGGVLALNRFPDQFEKLKANPDLIPNMGSEIIRWQTPLAYMRRVAKADTILNGQFIRKGDKVVMWYASGNRDERVFERPDEFIIDRANARNHISFGFGVHRCMGNRLAELQLRILWEELLTRFDNIEVVGEPEYVQSNFVRGISKMMVRLTPKSSA; from the coding sequence ATGAAGATTCCTGAAGTGATTACCACCAGAGTTCAGTCGACCATCCCGATGGATCTGCAGATCCGGGGCGCGCATCTGTATGACAAGACCCGGCGATGGGTGACCGGGACGAACGGAGAGAAGCTCTTCGTCGAGAGTCCTGTCCCGCCGGTCGAGGACGTCGAGCTCGCCGACATCGACCTCAGCAACCCTTTTCTCTATCGCCAGGGGCGCTGGCAGTCCTACTTCGAGCGCTTGCGCAACGAGGCGCCAGTCCACTATCAGCCCAACAGTTCGTTCGGTCCGTTCTGGTCTGTCACGCGGCATGCCGACATCGTGGCCGTGGACAAGAACCACGAGCTCTTCTCCGCCGAGCCGTTCATTGTCATCGGGGCCCCGCCTCGCTTCCTCGATATCGCGATGTTCATCGCGATGGATCCGCCACGGCATGACGCGCAGCGGGCCGCTGTCCAAGGCGTGGTCGCGCCGAAGAACCTGCGTGAGATGGAGGGGCTGATTCGATCGCGTGTGCAGGAGGTGCTGGACGACCTGCCTGTGGATCAGCCGTTCGACTGGGTGCAGAACGTCTCGATCGAGTTGACCGCTCGGATGCTCGCGACTCTCCTGGACTTTCCGTACGAGCAGCGTCGCAAGCTCGTCTACTGGTCAGACCTTGCGACCTCGCTGGAGCAGGCTAACGGCGGGCCCTCGGACAACGACGAGGTGTTCCCCGGCATGCGCGACATGGCGCGAGGTCTCAGCGCTCTCTGGCACGACAAGGCAGCCCGGACAGCGGCCGGGGAGGAACCTGGCTTCGATCTGATCACCATGTTGCAGAGCAACGAGAGCACCAAGGACCTGATCGACCGCCCGATGGAATTCTTGGGCAACCTTGTGTTGCTGATCGTCGGAGGCAACGACACGACCCGGAACTCGATGAGCGGCGGTGTTCTTGCGCTGAACCGCTTCCCCGATCAGTTCGAGAAGCTGAAGGCGAACCCCGACTTGATTCCCAACATGGGCTCGGAGATCATCCGGTGGCAAACCCCGCTGGCGTATATGCGCCGGGTCGCCAAGGCCGATACCATTCTGAACGGGCAATTCATCCGCAAGGGCGACAAGGTAGTGATGTGGTACGCCTCGGGCAACCGTGACGAGCGCGTGTTCGAACGGCCGGATGAGTTCATCATCGACCGGGCCAACGCCCGCAACCACATCTCGTTCGGCTTCGGCGTCCACCGCTGCATGGGCAACCGGCTGGCCGAGCTCCAGCTGCGGATCCTGTGGGAGGAGTTGCTTACCCGTTTCGACAACATCGAGGTCGTCGGGGAGCCAGAGTACGTGCAGTCCAATTTCGTCAGGGGGATCAGTAAAATGATGGTCCGCCTCACCCCGAAGTCCAGCGCATGA
- a CDS encoding NAD(P)/FAD-dependent oxidoreductase produces the protein MTSQRALIVGAGHAGVQLAASLRQEGWTGEIVLIGEESALPYQRPPLSKAYLAGKSTLDELAIRSAEFYSKQGIQLLDATVEAIDRSAGHLALSAGDTLPYDKLALCTGASPRRLSIPGADLVGVYYLRTAADVEMIREVTSPGCRAVIVGGGYIGLETAASLRALGLEVTVLEAAERVLERVTAPEVSAFFERIHREEGVNIRTGALVEALSGDGRVREVFLSGGESIPADLVIVGIGVEPNTELAAAAGLVVDNGVVIDDQARTSDPDIVAAGDCASHDMARYGRRIRLESVPSAGEQAKVAAATFCGKPKMIAALPWFWSDQYDLKLQIAGLNTEYDEVVCSGDPIRDRAFACFYLRAGELIAADCVNRPRDFVFSKRVIAQRLPVGRAELVLAGST, from the coding sequence ATGACTTCGCAGCGGGCCCTCATCGTTGGGGCCGGCCATGCCGGGGTCCAGCTCGCGGCCAGTCTCCGCCAGGAAGGGTGGACCGGTGAGATCGTCCTCATCGGCGAGGAGTCGGCGCTGCCCTATCAACGCCCGCCGCTGTCGAAGGCTTACCTGGCGGGGAAGAGCACGCTCGACGAACTTGCGATCCGCAGCGCCGAATTCTACAGCAAGCAGGGAATCCAACTCCTGGACGCGACCGTGGAGGCGATCGACCGCTCGGCCGGTCACCTTGCACTGAGCGCCGGCGACACGCTGCCCTACGACAAGCTCGCGCTGTGCACTGGGGCCAGCCCTCGACGGCTTTCCATCCCGGGTGCCGACCTGGTCGGCGTCTACTACCTACGCACCGCTGCGGACGTCGAGATGATCCGAGAGGTCACCAGCCCCGGGTGCCGGGCCGTGATCGTCGGCGGCGGCTACATCGGACTGGAGACGGCCGCTTCGTTGCGTGCGCTGGGTCTGGAGGTCACAGTGCTTGAGGCGGCCGAGCGCGTCCTCGAACGGGTCACCGCTCCCGAGGTATCGGCGTTCTTCGAACGGATCCACCGGGAGGAGGGCGTGAACATCAGGACGGGCGCGCTGGTCGAGGCTCTGTCCGGTGACGGCAGGGTCCGCGAGGTATTCCTGTCAGGTGGCGAATCAATTCCCGCCGACCTCGTCATTGTCGGCATCGGCGTTGAGCCGAACACCGAGCTCGCCGCCGCCGCGGGTCTGGTCGTCGACAACGGCGTCGTGATCGACGACCAGGCCCGGACCAGTGACCCCGACATCGTGGCCGCCGGGGACTGCGCCAGCCACGACATGGCCCGTTACGGCCGTCGCATACGCCTGGAGTCCGTGCCGAGTGCGGGTGAGCAGGCCAAGGTGGCCGCCGCGACCTTCTGCGGCAAGCCCAAGATGATCGCGGCGCTTCCGTGGTTCTGGTCGGATCAATACGATCTCAAGCTCCAGATCGCCGGTCTCAACACCGAGTACGACGAAGTCGTCTGCAGCGGCGACCCGATCCGGGACCGCGCCTTCGCCTGCTTCTACCTCCGTGCCGGCGAGCTCATTGCTGCCGACTGCGTCAACCGGCCCCGGGACTTCGTGTTCAGCAAGCGGGTCATCGCGCAACGACTCCCCGTCGGCCGGGCCGAACTGGTGCTCGCCGGCTCGACCTGA
- a CDS encoding SDR family oxidoreductase, whose protein sequence is MTTHNPRNAAKTVAITGGARGIGYQTAKELIRRGHRVAIGDVDEARAKEAAVDLGVKVVAHLDVTDPDSFRDFLDLVEGDLGPLDVLINNAGIMPTGHAHEEDDAVTRRQVEINVLGVVFGTKLALQRMLPRRAGHIINTASLAGELAVPGLATYCGTKFAVIGFTEAARQEYRKSGVQLSTVRPTFTNTELVAGTAGAKGMRNAEPEEIARATADLIENPRPFVRVTRLAGGMVAAMKFVPGWLATWLGSALGSDSVFLDDVDMRTRQAYLDRIRNN, encoded by the coding sequence GTGACGACGCACAACCCCCGCAATGCCGCCAAGACCGTGGCAATCACGGGCGGAGCCCGCGGTATCGGATACCAGACCGCGAAGGAGTTGATCCGACGAGGCCACCGCGTCGCTATTGGCGACGTCGACGAGGCCCGTGCAAAGGAGGCCGCCGTTGATCTCGGGGTGAAGGTCGTCGCCCACTTGGATGTCACCGACCCTGACTCGTTCCGCGATTTTCTCGACCTGGTCGAGGGGGACCTCGGCCCGCTCGACGTACTGATCAACAACGCGGGCATCATGCCCACCGGGCACGCCCACGAGGAAGACGACGCGGTAACCCGGCGGCAGGTCGAGATCAACGTCCTGGGAGTTGTCTTCGGCACCAAGCTCGCCCTTCAACGGATGCTGCCGCGGCGTGCTGGGCACATCATCAACACCGCATCACTGGCCGGTGAGCTCGCCGTACCCGGTCTGGCGACCTATTGCGGCACCAAGTTCGCGGTCATCGGATTCACCGAGGCAGCACGACAAGAATACCGCAAGTCCGGGGTCCAACTGTCCACGGTCCGGCCCACGTTCACCAACACCGAACTTGTCGCTGGGACGGCTGGGGCCAAGGGAATGCGCAACGCCGAGCCCGAGGAGATCGCCCGAGCGACAGCCGATTTGATCGAGAACCCGCGTCCCTTCGTGCGCGTCACCCGCCTCGCCGGCGGCATGGTCGCCGCGATGAAGTTCGTCCCCGGTTGGCTGGCCACCTGGCTCGGCTCGGCCCTGGGCTCGGACTCGGTGTTCCTGGACGACGTCGACATGAGGACCCGCCAGGCCTACCTGGACAGAATCCGGAACAACTGA
- a CDS encoding aldehyde dehydrogenase family protein, with translation MSTATTADALAVCSPADGRRIATVPVDDRETVNRIAADLRRAQAGWAEAGPRQRARWLHRWRDWILAHTDELTDLLQAETGKVRPDALVETTASCEFITYYADNAERFLAGEQVRPSSLLSLPKRLSKTYHPYPVVGLITPWNFPITLFLMDAAPALAAGCAVLAKSSEATPLTCARVVEGWHEIGAPPVLAHVVGAGEAGASVVDAADFVQFTGSTATGRAVAIRCAEHLKPVSLELGGKDPAIVLEDADLARAVEGIAWGGLFNAGQVCISVERVYVVAEIYDEFVARLTQRVRSLAHGAAAGDDVGAMVTARQVEIADRHVNEAVAAGARVLVGGTRSAAGNYYAPTVLVGVDHTMTCMTEETFGPTIPVMLVADEDEAVRLANDSVYGLSATVWTRDHARAQRIAKRLDAGAVNINDVFSNLFATTLPHSGWKASGIGARLGGAYGLHKYCRVQAVTEPRIPVLTRELTWYPYTSRRAAIAERVLRAAAGRGLWQRLGLNKENSK, from the coding sequence ATGAGCACGGCGACCACAGCGGACGCCTTGGCCGTGTGTAGCCCAGCCGACGGCCGGCGGATCGCAACCGTCCCCGTGGATGATCGTGAGACCGTGAACCGCATCGCGGCTGACCTCCGCCGCGCCCAGGCAGGGTGGGCCGAAGCTGGCCCGCGGCAACGCGCAAGATGGTTGCATCGCTGGCGGGACTGGATCCTGGCTCACACCGACGAGCTCACCGACCTGTTGCAAGCCGAAACGGGCAAAGTGCGCCCAGACGCTCTCGTGGAGACGACCGCGTCGTGCGAATTCATCACCTACTACGCCGACAATGCCGAGAGGTTTCTCGCTGGCGAGCAGGTCAGGCCCTCGAGTCTGTTGAGTCTGCCGAAGCGGCTGTCCAAGACCTACCACCCGTACCCTGTTGTCGGGCTCATCACGCCCTGGAACTTCCCGATCACCCTCTTCCTCATGGATGCAGCACCCGCGTTGGCTGCCGGGTGCGCGGTCCTGGCGAAGTCCTCGGAAGCGACGCCACTGACGTGTGCGCGGGTCGTCGAAGGCTGGCACGAGATCGGCGCCCCCCCGGTCCTGGCCCATGTTGTGGGTGCCGGCGAAGCGGGTGCGTCGGTGGTGGACGCAGCTGACTTCGTGCAGTTCACCGGCTCGACAGCCACCGGGCGCGCGGTCGCGATCCGCTGTGCCGAGCACCTGAAGCCGGTGAGCCTGGAGCTGGGCGGTAAGGATCCGGCGATAGTGCTGGAGGACGCCGACCTTGCTCGCGCGGTCGAGGGGATCGCGTGGGGCGGTCTGTTCAACGCAGGGCAGGTCTGCATCTCCGTTGAGCGGGTGTATGTGGTAGCTGAGATCTACGACGAGTTCGTGGCTCGGCTGACGCAAAGGGTGCGGTCCCTCGCCCACGGTGCAGCGGCAGGTGACGACGTGGGTGCGATGGTCACTGCGAGGCAGGTCGAGATCGCCGATCGCCACGTCAACGAGGCGGTGGCGGCGGGTGCACGGGTCTTGGTCGGCGGAACCCGGAGCGCGGCCGGGAACTACTACGCTCCTACCGTCCTGGTCGGCGTCGACCACACGATGACTTGCATGACCGAGGAGACCTTCGGACCCACGATCCCGGTGATGCTGGTCGCGGATGAAGACGAGGCCGTCCGCTTGGCCAACGACTCGGTGTACGGCCTGTCCGCGACGGTGTGGACCCGCGATCACGCTCGTGCGCAGCGCATCGCGAAACGCCTGGACGCGGGCGCTGTCAACATCAACGACGTCTTCAGTAACCTCTTCGCCACCACACTGCCGCACAGTGGATGGAAGGCATCAGGTATCGGTGCGCGGCTCGGCGGCGCCTATGGGCTGCACAAGTACTGCCGGGTCCAGGCGGTGACGGAGCCGCGGATCCCTGTCCTGACACGGGAACTCACGTGGTACCCGTACACCTCTCGGCGTGCGGCCATCGCCGAAAGAGTATTGCGCGCGGCAGCCGGCCGCGGCCTGTGGCAACGCCTCGGCCTGAACAAGGAGAACAGCAAGTGA
- a CDS encoding helix-turn-helix transcriptional regulator — MNLNDEGVPPLMFVQLLESQALDSDAAARLRNIMAREGTNEAMLIQHDVQAPIRWFREVYPELDVDQATLLGFTFAEQAQLTSFGPLSFPLVSAGSVAEIVELLTYLPLISTALSPQFHPSDHGLTVGLTAHTSDLALDCLVVAYSGSVLLRLLAMLAGDMPTVTLHLSWPAPTSLTHHKDVLAGRLCFDAPTSFLYIPADTLNEVCRFSDPLAYRLAIVDLQRTLDQRSRTTSFSEKVRRLLEQHSGQRGSHWVAHELSISASTLKRRLAEEGTTFRELHQSFLRERAMLQLLDQSMSVSEIATDLGYSDLTNFSHAFKRWTGRSPSEFRHT, encoded by the coding sequence GTGAACCTCAATGACGAGGGCGTGCCTCCGCTCATGTTCGTGCAACTGCTCGAGAGCCAAGCACTCGACTCAGACGCTGCAGCGCGGCTTCGCAACATCATGGCTCGCGAAGGAACCAACGAGGCGATGCTGATCCAGCATGACGTCCAGGCCCCGATCCGGTGGTTTCGGGAGGTCTACCCCGAACTCGACGTCGACCAGGCAACCCTGCTCGGCTTCACATTCGCTGAACAGGCCCAATTGACGTCCTTCGGCCCGTTGAGTTTTCCGCTGGTCAGCGCAGGCTCGGTAGCCGAGATCGTAGAGCTGCTCACCTACTTGCCGTTGATCTCGACAGCACTCAGCCCACAGTTCCATCCGAGTGACCACGGCCTCACTGTCGGGCTCACCGCGCATACAAGCGACCTGGCCCTGGACTGCCTGGTCGTTGCCTACAGCGGGTCAGTGCTCCTGCGGCTGCTTGCCATGCTCGCCGGCGACATGCCGACGGTCACACTCCACCTGAGCTGGCCAGCGCCGACCTCTCTGACCCACCATAAGGACGTGCTGGCCGGGCGCCTGTGCTTTGACGCTCCAACGTCCTTTCTCTATATCCCCGCAGACACGCTCAACGAGGTCTGCCGGTTCTCCGATCCCCTCGCTTATCGACTCGCCATCGTCGATCTGCAACGAACTCTCGACCAGCGGAGCAGAACAACGTCGTTCTCAGAGAAGGTGAGACGACTGTTGGAGCAGCATTCCGGACAGCGAGGTAGCCATTGGGTCGCACATGAGCTGTCGATATCCGCCAGCACGCTCAAGCGCCGCCTCGCCGAAGAGGGGACCACCTTTCGCGAGTTGCACCAGTCATTCCTGCGCGAGCGCGCGATGCTGCAGCTACTCGACCAATCAATGTCGGTGAGCGAGATCGCCACAGATCTCGGATACAGCGACCTCACCAACTTCTCACACGCTTTCAAGCGATGGACCGGCCGCTCTCCGAGCGAGTTCCGGCACACGTAA
- a CDS encoding cytochrome P450: MTNIIQLPLAKGRERLSSVLLAPLPSRVDATLLGVSDHWPVRELTPPPAGSGLEPVRGTAGLPLLGHTLDYIRFGSNFTRARYQRFGPVWWMGAFGTRIVMVAGADATQEALTTKAKSFSQDGWTYLIDAFFHRGLMLMSFDEHRMHRRIMQEAFTRDRLAGYVDQLGPTLETSIPGWTAGRSTRIYPLLKALTLDVATGVFMAGRGRSEDIDAINDAFVATVRAASSIIHFPLPGTRWRAGVRGRTLLENYFTRHLPTARSGQGDDLFTGLCHARTADGEAFNDEDVVNHMIFLMMAAHDTSTITTTAAAYFLAKHPAWQERARAESDRLGERRPDIDDLDSLATLDLVIKETLRLVAPVPIVMRKTIENVEIAGRHIPADTLVAVAPAVNHFDESCWTGPDTFDPDRFSEPRREDQNHRFGWIPFGGGVHKCIGLHFGTLEVKAILHYMLRTYTWSVPDQYEVRWDNTSLPIPVDGLPITLERR; this comes from the coding sequence GTGACGAATATCATCCAGCTCCCGCTGGCGAAGGGTCGTGAGCGGCTCTCATCGGTACTCCTGGCGCCGCTGCCGAGTCGAGTCGACGCGACCCTGCTTGGGGTCAGCGACCATTGGCCTGTGCGTGAGCTCACCCCGCCCCCGGCGGGGTCGGGCCTCGAGCCGGTCCGGGGGACCGCGGGCCTGCCTTTGCTCGGTCACACCCTGGACTACATCAGGTTCGGCTCCAACTTCACCCGGGCCAGGTACCAACGCTTCGGACCGGTCTGGTGGATGGGCGCCTTCGGTACGAGAATCGTGATGGTGGCCGGCGCGGATGCCACCCAGGAGGCGCTGACGACCAAGGCGAAGTCGTTCTCCCAGGACGGGTGGACCTATCTCATCGATGCCTTCTTTCACCGGGGCCTGATGCTGATGAGCTTCGACGAGCACAGGATGCATCGGCGGATCATGCAGGAAGCGTTCACCCGCGACCGGCTCGCCGGCTATGTCGACCAGCTCGGCCCGACGCTGGAGACCAGCATCCCCGGGTGGACAGCGGGCCGGTCCACGCGCATCTACCCACTGCTGAAGGCCTTGACTCTCGACGTCGCAACGGGGGTCTTCATGGCAGGTCGGGGCAGGAGCGAGGACATCGACGCCATCAACGACGCCTTCGTGGCCACCGTGCGCGCAGCCAGCTCGATCATCCATTTCCCGCTGCCCGGTACTCGGTGGCGCGCCGGAGTCCGTGGGCGCACGCTCCTGGAGAACTACTTCACCCGGCATCTGCCGACGGCTCGAAGTGGCCAGGGAGACGACCTCTTCACGGGGTTGTGCCATGCGCGCACGGCCGACGGTGAGGCGTTCAACGATGAGGACGTCGTCAACCACATGATCTTCTTGATGATGGCGGCCCACGACACCTCGACCATTACCACCACAGCTGCCGCCTACTTCCTCGCCAAGCACCCAGCCTGGCAGGAACGGGCTCGGGCCGAGTCCGACCGACTCGGTGAACGCCGCCCCGACATCGACGACCTGGACTCGCTGGCGACTCTCGACCTGGTGATCAAGGAGACGCTGCGCCTCGTAGCGCCCGTGCCGATCGTGATGCGCAAAACGATCGAGAACGTGGAGATTGCCGGACGCCACATCCCGGCGGACACCCTGGTGGCCGTGGCTCCTGCGGTGAACCACTTCGACGAGTCGTGCTGGACCGGCCCCGATACCTTCGACCCCGACCGTTTCAGCGAGCCGCGCCGGGAGGACCAGAATCACCGTTTCGGGTGGATCCCCTTCGGAGGAGGGGTGCACAAGTGCATTGGTCTGCACTTCGGCACTCTCGAGGTCAAGGCGATCCTGCACTACATGCTGCGCACGTACACCTGGTCGGTCCCGGACCAGTATGAAGTGAGATGGGACAACACTTCGCTCCCCATCCCTGTCGACGGGTTGCCGATCACCCTGGAGCGCAGATGA
- a CDS encoding transglutaminase-like domain-containing protein, with translation MNQAPVASLVATDFLDIEHASVRAFTAAAIGDASTDRDKANRLFTTVRDQIWYDPYTVSDDPAHYRASFVLEAGRAYCVPKAVLLTAVCRAAGIPALLGFADVRNHLQTEALRALMGGTDLFVYHGYSLLYIDGRWLKATPAFNTELCARFSVPPVEFDGDRDALLHAFTADGAQHMEYVRERGIFDDLPLNAILTELRHTYGPVMFKRADVIADAFTDTPTRRTPPNGLSRGFDSLLEDR, from the coding sequence ATGAATCAGGCACCGGTGGCGTCGTTGGTGGCGACCGACTTCCTCGACATCGAACACGCGTCCGTCCGGGCATTCACCGCCGCCGCGATTGGGGATGCGAGCACCGACCGGGACAAGGCCAATCGCCTCTTCACCACCGTCCGTGACCAGATCTGGTACGACCCCTACACAGTGTCGGACGATCCCGCCCACTATCGAGCCAGCTTCGTCCTCGAGGCCGGGCGTGCCTATTGCGTCCCGAAGGCGGTGCTCTTGACCGCGGTGTGCCGTGCGGCAGGGATTCCGGCGCTGCTGGGCTTCGCTGATGTCCGCAATCACCTGCAGACCGAAGCGCTGCGAGCGCTCATGGGCGGCACAGACCTGTTCGTCTATCACGGTTACAGCCTTCTCTACATCGACGGCCGGTGGTTGAAGGCGACACCTGCGTTCAACACCGAGTTGTGTGCGCGTTTCAGTGTGCCGCCGGTGGAATTCGACGGCGATCGCGACGCCCTCCTGCACGCCTTCACCGCCGACGGAGCCCAGCATATGGAGTACGTCCGCGAGCGCGGCATCTTCGACGACCTGCCTTTGAACGCGATCCTGACCGAGCTTCGGCATACCTATGGACCGGTGATGTTCAAACGCGCTGACGTGATCGCTGACGCTTTCACCGACACACCCACCAGACGCACCCCACCCAACGGGCTCTCCCGCGGGTTCGACTCACTCCTGGAGGACCGATGA
- a CDS encoding 2Fe-2S iron-sulfur cluster-binding protein, with translation MAFVTFVSHDGEKHEAPFEEGQSLMQVATNNAVPGINGDCGGEAACGTCHVIVDSQWSEQVGLSGSDEEEMLAMNPERQPTSRLSCQMVACAEWDGLIVQLPEFQM, from the coding sequence ATGGCATTTGTCACCTTTGTCTCCCACGACGGCGAGAAGCACGAAGCGCCCTTCGAGGAAGGGCAGTCGCTGATGCAGGTCGCGACCAACAACGCGGTCCCCGGAATCAACGGCGACTGTGGAGGCGAAGCCGCCTGTGGCACCTGTCATGTGATCGTCGATTCGCAATGGTCCGAGCAGGTCGGCCTCTCCGGATCCGATGAGGAGGAGATGCTCGCGATGAACCCAGAGCGCCAGCCGACCTCTCGGCTGTCCTGCCAGATGGTGGCCTGCGCGGAGTGGGACGGCTTGATCGTCCAACTACCCGAATTCCAGATGTGA
- a CDS encoding BtrH N-terminal domain-containing protein translates to MPRRTLIEDYPHRMGGHCGSGAMRDLLHWHGLGWDGPPDEGLVFALGGALGLTYLRSSDLVPPLYLVGRGADFEVDLPRRLGGQVHVLTTDDPREGWLWVLDEIDAGRPSLVWGDIGELPYLRVQLRMSRHDIVVIGYDEAKGIAVVVDNDRAEVQEVPLEALARARSSTSFPQPTRHCTYRITWPGALPDVAGVAAEAFRQSAASMRRPSRPGIVDLTTAVPGAEGLAAVAQLAADVQTWVDLPADDLEILLFSLSAFIEKAGTGGGLFRRLLADGCADVARLTGDLATADLAVVASRCAQAWTDIARAGIQCDVDVRARAGGMALAASRLPELELDLVESLESASSSLSAADR, encoded by the coding sequence ATGCCCCGCAGGACCCTGATCGAGGACTACCCGCATCGGATGGGGGGGCATTGCGGTTCTGGTGCGATGCGGGATCTTCTGCACTGGCATGGTTTGGGGTGGGATGGACCGCCCGATGAAGGCCTCGTGTTCGCGCTCGGTGGCGCGCTAGGGCTGACCTACCTCCGGTCGAGCGACCTCGTTCCGCCGCTGTACCTGGTGGGACGAGGCGCCGACTTCGAAGTCGACCTACCTCGTCGGCTCGGCGGACAGGTCCACGTTCTCACCACCGATGATCCCCGCGAGGGGTGGCTGTGGGTTCTCGACGAGATTGACGCAGGCAGACCCAGCCTGGTGTGGGGCGACATCGGCGAGCTGCCGTACCTGCGGGTCCAGCTACGGATGAGTCGCCACGACATCGTGGTGATTGGCTATGATGAGGCCAAGGGGATTGCCGTTGTCGTAGACAATGACCGCGCCGAGGTGCAGGAGGTCCCGCTCGAAGCCCTGGCTCGGGCGCGGTCCTCGACGTCGTTCCCGCAACCGACGCGCCACTGCACGTATCGCATCACCTGGCCGGGCGCGCTGCCGGATGTGGCGGGAGTGGCGGCAGAGGCATTTCGCCAGTCCGCGGCCAGCATGCGGCGCCCGTCGCGGCCGGGGATTGTCGATCTCACGACAGCGGTGCCCGGGGCTGAGGGCTTAGCCGCGGTCGCGCAGCTGGCAGCCGACGTCCAGACCTGGGTCGACCTTCCGGCAGACGACCTCGAGATCCTCTTGTTCAGCCTGAGCGCTTTCATTGAGAAGGCAGGCACCGGTGGCGGGCTGTTTCGTCGATTGCTCGCCGATGGCTGCGCGGATGTCGCACGTCTGACCGGTGACCTTGCCACCGCAGACCTCGCCGTCGTCGCCAGCCGTTGCGCACAGGCATGGACCGACATTGCACGCGCCGGGATCCAGTGCGACGTTGATGTGCGAGCCCGCGCGGGCGGGATGGCCTTGGCGGCCAGCCGACTGCCAGAACTCGAGTTGGACCTGGTCGAGTCCTTGGAGTCTGCTTCAAGCTCGCTTTCGGCTGCAGATCGCTGA
- a CDS encoding IS3 family transposase (programmed frameshift) has product MPRQYPQEFRDRGVRMVAEAREDNPQVTEYGAIQKVAAQRGCSQQGLTRWVRKRQIDTGQRTGVTSAGDEEIRRLKRENAELRRANEILKTASAFFAGGARPSRPAMIRYIDRYRHRFGVELICRTLRATDAGFLTSRGYRAARTRPPSDRALMDRELIDELRRIHRDNFSVYGVRKMHAAMRRTGWDIGRDRTARLMKAAGLQGVQRGRKVFTTHPDPTQQRPADLVERHFHASAPNRLWVVDITYTRTWQSMAYTAFVTDVCTRKIVGWAVTPTMRTADLPLEAFNYAIWQTDGADLRDLIHHSDRGSQYLSVIYTDRLAELGITASVGSRGDSYDNALAEAVNAAYKAELIRRGPWKTVEQLELATMEWVHWFNHERLPEALGYRTPVETEAHYKYESRPTLALPTGPE; this is encoded by the exons ATGCCACGTCAATATCCGCAGGAGTTCCGTGATCGGGGTGTCCGGATGGTCGCCGAGGCGCGGGAGGACAACCCGCAGGTGACCGAGTACGGGGCGATCCAGAAGGTCGCCGCCCAGCGCGGCTGCAGTCAGCAGGGATTGACCCGCTGGGTGCGCAAACGTCAGATCGACACCGGTCAGCGCACGGGCGTGACCTCCGCCGGGGATGAGGAGATCCGCCGGCTCAAACGCGAGAACGCCGAGCTGCGCAGGGCGAATGAGATCTTGAAGACGGCGTCGGCGTTTTTCGCCG GCGGAGCTCGACCGTCCCGCCCAGCGATGATCCGATACATCGACCGGTATCGGCATCGGTTCGGGGTCGAGCTCATCTGCCGCACCCTGCGTGCGACGGATGCGGGGTTTCTCACCTCCCGCGGCTACCGCGCCGCCAGGACCCGGCCGCCATCCGATCGCGCTCTGATGGACCGGGAACTGATCGACGAATTGCGGCGGATCCATCGGGACAACTTCTCCGTCTACGGGGTACGCAAGATGCACGCCGCGATGCGCCGAACCGGATGGGACATCGGCCGCGACAGAACCGCGAGATTGATGAAAGCTGCTGGTTTGCAAGGCGTTCAGCGAGGACGGAAGGTGTTCACCACCCACCCCGACCCCACTCAACAACGCCCCGCCGATCTCGTTGAACGCCACTTCCACGCGAGCGCCCCGAACCGGTTGTGGGTCGTCGACATCACTTACACCCGGACCTGGCAATCGATGGCCTACACCGCGTTCGTCACCGACGTCTGCACCCGCAAGATCGTCGGATGGGCCGTCACACCGACCATGCGGACCGCCGATCTTCCCCTCGAAGCGTTCAACTACGCGATCTGGCAGACCGATGGCGCAGACCTGCGTGACCTCATCCACCACAGCGACCGCGGCAGCCAATACCTCAGCGTGATCTACACCGATCGGCTCGCCGAACTCGGCATCACCGCCTCGGTCGGATCCCGCGGCGACAGCTACGACAATGCCCTCGCCGAAGCCGTCAACGCCGCCTACAAAGCCGAACTGATCCGCCGCGGCCCCTGGAAAACCGTCGAGCAACTCGAGCTCGCAACAATGGAATGGGTGCACTGGTTCAACCACGAACGCCTGCCCGAAGCCCTCGGGTATCGCACCCCCGTCGAAACAGAGGCACACTACAAGTACGAGAGCCGACCCACCCTGGCTCTA